Proteins from one Scyliorhinus canicula chromosome 6, sScyCan1.1, whole genome shotgun sequence genomic window:
- the pkib gene encoding cAMP-dependent protein kinase inhibitor beta, whose translation MTDVEPGVTDFVSSGRAGRRNALPDILGSPTGANSSDLPHKLSELSISTDEGEEKTSPSEALPKPPECEEKDNAS comes from the exons ATGACTGATGTGGAGCCTGGTGTCACAGATTTTGTTTCATCAGGACGGGCAGGCCGCAGAAATGCCTTACCTGATATCCTTGGCTCTCCAACAGGAGCCAATTCATCTGATTTACCACACAAACTGTCAGAGTTATCCATAAGCACAG ATGAAGGAGAAGAAAAAACATCTCCATCAGAAGCACTCCCCAAACCTCCAGAATGTGAGGAGAAGGACAATGCATCATAA